A window of Pyrus communis chromosome 3, drPyrComm1.1, whole genome shotgun sequence genomic DNA:
AATTCAACGGGTTTTGATTTCAAACTTGTTAAACAGATGGGTGTTGCTGCTGTAGTCCACCTGTATGTGTTTCCAGCTGTACCTTACAAACGTGGAGAAAGATGTGTTCGTAATGTTGCTGTGATGACTGACTATGCCTCACTGGGAGCACCTCCTGATCCAGAAGAGGTGCGTGATTGTGAAAGAACAACCAGAATGCATCTGGCAGTAGCACGGCATGATGAGAGAGAAAAGCGGCTGAATTTCCCCCAGAGTGTTCGTGATGTGATTTTTGGAAGTGGAGAAATTGTGAGTAGTTAATCCTAACAGTGCATGCTTTTTCTCCGTTTCATTTAAAACTCTTTTCTCGAATCAATGGTCACTCTGCTGTTCTAATTTGTTGTTTCAGATCGTTGATGACATGAAGTATACAGTTTCCCATGTGGTAGAACCAGTGGAAAGAGGAATTGCAAAGATAAACAAAACCTTGCATCAGATATCCGAGAATGTGAAACGCCACGAGGAGCAGAGGAAGAGCATCAAGGATGATACTTATCTTATCCCCTTGAACTCATGGAATAGAGAGTTTTCTGAAGTTCAGGACAATCTTGTTGGAGGTAGTGTCAGTGACAGTGGCATAGGCGGTGGTAGGAGGCAGCAGTCCCAGTCTAAAGCTTCAACGTCTCGGACTAGAGCATGGAGATGATGCCAACAACTGTACGTAATACGAACACGAGTGAATTATAAATGTTGTGATTTCGGCGTGATTTTTAGACGACGTCGTTATACTTGCGCTGGCCGGAAGAGTTGGTGGTTTATGGAGGTAACTCGTCAACAGGACGAACAACATTCATGAATTTCGGATCAAGAATGGATTGTTTCTTTGATCAGCGGTGGGGGGTACAGAATGATGGAGCGATGGATAGACATACTGACAGAGGTAATGCCATTTTGACTGTGTGAGCGTATCACCAAGCCTCAAAACAATTTGAATACAacctttgaaaataaaatttgaatttcggTATAGAATGTGTTTATATTAGCACGTGTTATCGCTCTTTTGAGACAAACTGATCTTCTCTTTGTGAATTCgtttgaaagaaagaaatctTAAAAGTAATTTTGCACATGATACTTCACCGAACGTAGTGgtgttttaggattcatatagccaacCTCACTTATGCAGCGTGAATTTAGCCTCATTCTGTTCCTCTAGAACTCAATTTGTTCCACCAAAGTCCATGGAACTCAAATTTTGTCCCACGTTGTCAAATCAGTGAAAAATCAATTTTGCCACGCGGCATTAAGACTTGTTAAGTGGGGTCCATGTTGCATACGGGAGGGAGtttataaacagtacttgataaaaattgatTGTACGATGAACGTATGTTATTGGAGGATCCGGCTAGGATCCTCTTTCATAAAATTCGATGTAATGTCTTGGTTTCAAAAAGAGAATCAACAAGGATGAAATAACTATATTATTATGCTTCAGTGTAAGAAAATTGTGAAACCAATCGAGTTCCGGAGAGAAAATAAGATTAAAACTGAGTTTTGAGCATTGCAAAAAGGCTAAAAAAAGCCTATCTGAAAAGCGAAAAAACAACCATGGGCCTTCTCTTCTAATTTCATCAGGCAGAAAAGAAAACGAATGGGCCTTGCATCCCTCAGCTTAGCCTGAGAGAAATATTAGGGTACATTTGTCTTTGCACCGTACAAAATCGAGGAGCTGGTAGCTAGGGTTTTGCCCACATCTCTATAAATTACACCGCAGAAGGACTCCAGAAAAAATAGTTCGTCCGTCGCGCGGTCTCTCTGTGGCTGTCTCTgcgagtgagtgagtgagtctGCGTGTGTTTGTTTAGCAGCGTATGCATTTCTGGGGAGGGAGGGGGCAATGATGATCACCTGAGGAAGTCATGCACCACTCTGATGAATCTGTGCTGATAAATTTCTCATACCCAATTCTTCTGagcctctcctctcctctccttttttctgttttctaattttgttttgtttttcaaatttctctATGAATCCAgatttcaaattaaaattcacaaaaaaaaaaagaaaaaaggaaaaaaagaaaaaaagaatgataGGGATTTGATGAGAGGGACCAAGTGATGGGGTCTTTGGATCCAACCATGATGCGGACCGTACAGCTCTTTTGCTTTTGGGGATACAATTTTGGTGTCTGATGGTTCCTTCTAAATCTtccatcttctttcttttttacttttaattttttttaaattaattttctggGATCATATTTTGCTTTTCTTTGGGATTTTTGTATGAAGAAAAGCAAACCTATTTTTTTGGTCGGTTTTATTTTGGTTCTTGGAATGTAGTAGGATTTAAATGGTTTCTGCTGACATTTTAATTCCAACTTAATTtcataattaaaacataatcaaACGGGTAAAACCCACAAATTTTTGATATAGATTTGGATTGAATAACTGAAATCAAATTGGTGCAAAGTTTCTGGAGAATTGGAAGAATTTGTACGATTGGCAATTTCTCAagttttggaacccaaaaattgCGGAGCTCTCGTATATATAACAGTTAATTGGTTGTGGGTTTAGGgtccatttgatcaaattacaCAAAGTTTCAAAATTAGCTTCTACAAAATTGAAGGTGTGCTTTAATTTCAACCATTCATTTTTTCGTATATACGAGTTTCGGCCCGTGGTCTACAAAATACGACTGGCACCCGTGGGCCCCTTGACGGCGAAAGAAGGATCCGTCCGGTGTGCGACTCAGTTTCGTGTAAATGACATCAACAAAATGGTTGTCCCTCGACCAATCTGTAAACACAAATATTAACccgttttcaaaaaaaaaaaaaaaaaaaaaaatatcaagctTCGTCTCCAACTAGTCTCTTTGGTTGTAAATGTATTAACCTACTAAATTAAAGGTACGTTGAACGaagaaattttcaaactattaCCATTAGAAGAGGACAGTAGATGAATTACTCTGAAGGAAACTTATCCATTTGGACcacttcattttttattaaaatggtAGGATTAGAAATGGATGGATTCTCTTATCATCTCTTCGTtcactttaaataaaaaatcattaacgTATCCATTCTAATTTAATCATGTGTACCAAACATCCTTTCCAATAAGGGTTTAGATTATGGATAAACATTTTGTAATATTCAAGATAAACCGTTGACTAGGACAATAGTAAAGAAGGGTAACGAAATCAGCTACATCAGTTTTAGCTCGTTTGACTAGAATTCGAATGGAATAGATAATTCACTAAACTCAAGGTATTTTGAAGGTAGATGAGAGGATTGGAatgatacatttttttttacgtGTAATCCATTTCCTACTTTTAAGTTGgtcacaaaattttcatttttattttgacaTTGAAAATAATTACTTATCCATTCCAGTCTAATCCTCTACGAGACCTAAAGATTCTTAAACCGTGAGGATAAGATTTGTTTGATGGGGCAGGCAATGCTAGGACGATGAGGTGTCTATCCATGTCATTTTAGTTTGGACAAGTCATTTGTTAAATGACAAATTCTGATTTTTCCATGTGTTCTCTTTTTAGTAGCTATTGGTTTATAATAGGTGGTTAGTTGTTAAGCAGTTTTTTTTATAGAACTTGTTAGCCCATTTTCAATCGAGGGCTGGTCAGATGATTCGTTTTATTTCTCTGgttctccaagaaattaatattttaatgaatagtgcatgaccatatttcttaccatctccaaccaagggtcaGAGGACTCGTTTTATCTTTgttacaaaaaatcatctccaattgagggccaaacataatttattatttaaatttaaaaattacaaaaacttaaatttaaaaactacaacacttcttaaatttaaaattcaaactcatcatcattttcactattttcattattttcatcatcttcatcatccgccaTTATAGGAATATAGTCAGAGGTAAACAACTGCTGCCGGGTCATAATATCCTTTTTTTCCCTATCAAAATAGGCTTTACTCAATGGAATGTAATTCGAAGTGTTTctttccatattcttatcatccatctcttcttgtatttgtttggcccaTTCTTCAGCCTACGATTCCTTTCTTCCACAACAATGGCATTTTGCTCTGCCATTAAGCGCAATGACTCTGCCACTCCCTGTTGAGCGGcgtaatcatcatttgccttgcccttttccttcaacctttAGGCCTTGTTTCatcccatagccctaggtatggaagCTTCACCCGAAGACGGAGGTGGCACGCTTGTTTGTTGAATGTTAGGAGAttcatcttcatccatatctaTAGCTGACGATGGAGTTCTAAACACTGGCATAGGAGCTACTCtatgttgaggtggatcttcaaataacacccaccctttacaaatttcccaacaaccttGATGCTTAAAGGGTTTTGAGCTGCCCTCCATATATAATTCCTCTACTTGGGGTAtccagaaaatataattacaaaaattaaaggaaattaatttatgaaattaaatgtaatataattaaagatttaaaataaattgtgaaaacactaaCTTCGTTGTAGTAATTGGCGCCGCTTTTATGTCTACTTGCAGCTGCTAAcagtgcttgatgccatttgttcaaacttggttgaagatgtttcttccatcttgaaaaacaactctcgtggttttgGGTATTCGGTGGAGTGGTGCCTTGtagaactctaagtattttttggacacatGAATCCAAACActttcacttgtttgagaactcccCCCCTCACATTATCTTTCCAGACCCACCTATAAGCcctgcaaagagcttcatcttcttttcgggtccatgatgcgagaattatacgcgcataaattaaaccctctttttgacaattgtagtataagtataagtagggatcgttctggaccggggattaggagggattgttaatcacttggatttgactcaaaaacgtaaaaacacaaactaaaacactatactaaactcgaagaattcaaaactaaaaataagaaagattaagactaagacttaaacgaaatatggggggattgattttggacgaatttaaactaaaatggatagattgtaaagaaaacaaattgtaaatatgaaattgacggaaatgaatggatggtatggctagctaaggggttcatctccatacatgttacacttgcataataaaatgatttctaattgtatttcaataaaccatgaattctcaacaccccgggttaattaggtccgcttaaattaaccgtcaagttttccttaagttaatgaattggatgattgcatacgacaacccaaagcattcctcacaagttctctacatgaattgcataatagagatacaagcaagaatcattaagcatcatgaaaactataagtgttgacgagacattcgttactatgattgcatgaaacttatgccaagaatttgtttaacgcgattgtttataagcaacctccactacttgtgaatataagttcataactattacgtgaaactcacttatattctagcgtcaaattcatgcatgaaaattaagcgttcattcttaataaacatacataaataggttatcaatcaaacagttaaacaaattgaattcacaatttatgaaacgtaattaaaagtaatcaaatcatattacaaacataaacataatttcgaatcacccccaagctaaaggggggtttagttcctcatacaaaacaaagagaattgaaattaaacattgaaatcaaagaaacgcctaaacattccaacaactcaaacttgaattgtatgaacgtttaggccctcttctcttcctctttattgtagcataaggtctagggataattggtttgggggatggaagtgtggaatggaaaaatggtgtttggattataaggggagagatgggaagctcacggctagggaagggagaatgtgtttgtaatgtgttgtgtatgaaaatgagatgtccatgaatgaatgaatgcaagggtatttataggagtagtggagggaacatatggctatgtcatttgtaggtgaagtaggtggatgttgtaggtgaagtaggtggatgttgtaggtgagtaggtggatgttgtaggtgaagtaggtggatgttgtaggtgattatgagtgataagtgataagtgtatgatatgttaagtgataagtgaatgattatgataagtgataaatgaatgtatgatatgataagtggtgaatgatatgtggtgaatgataagtggtagtgtttaagtatttaaaatagggaacaaagcccttccttgcatggcaaggaagggagacacaaggaaacacacgacaatgtcctaaggttgctaggaatgttgtttttgtgttctaaaatgcgtaggagttttcaatgatgctcaaacatgaggtctttttaggatttaactttcctacttcaagtcttcaatttcgtccaaactttggctccatggataagctatccaatccatgcccaaaaatgctccaaatagcctcaaaatgcactttcttgctccctaagcccttagaacctgaaaacacacaaaagaagcataaagaactaaaataactaaagaaacataacgtaaatgtacgagaacaagccatttaagtcgcatgaatatgctcctatcagtccaagccctacctttcattgcagatgaggtcatttgaaaattattgaaaagaatcgaaggaaagattattggaagaggtaagaaaatatgagaattgaagtGGTATAGGAATGGTGAAAAATTTGTGAGGAATGGTATAGGAATGGCTTAGGCATTTATACGAAAAAATTTTggtcttaaaaaaataaaaaaccaatggTAACTGACGTCAACTAGTCGTTGGGGATTCAAAACTTTAGCCTGGCCCGGGCCCGGTTGGCTGGCTGGTTTGGGCTGGTCGgttggccctatggcccttttttgtccagtggggcCCACCAAGTTACCAACCCTCTGGCCTGGCTCTCGGTTGAAGACAgtttttgggctattttcgaccctctggatctttcagttggagatgaccttaaaACATTTCTAATGGGCTCCCTAAATAAGCTCTGATTAAAGTTTAGGGAAAATTTGGAAGAATCATTCTCTAATCGCACTTCCTCCTATCCACCTCCTAAGATAAAGATTCTCTTAAATCTCGGGAGTGGGAAATTAGTTTCAAGCATTAATTACTAAAATTTTAaagattttttaaataataactCTATTTTTATTGGTCCACAATTAATATAAATCTCGggagtaaattttttttttttttgctagagGGAGTAAAAAATTTCTAACGAGCTCCTACACTAACTTTCtagtatttttaattaaaaattagaaaacataATTGGAGATGCTATTAGTATACATAGGCACCAAGTTGCCATAGCTCGAGTCTGCAACTGTTACAAGCTGATGAAATGTGCAGAGCTGAAGATTGTTGTAGAACTTTGGATATTATCACCAAGCCTGAAGTAACGGTACACCAAGCCTGAGGGTAACCAGTGCACTGAGCAATATAATGCGTATTTATAATCAGTGCACATTTGGTTCAAAGAATACTTAACCACAAACAACATTGTGCATCCGCCCTAGAGTATATAAGAAACTGATTtgagagactaaatttataaacaatCCAGAATATGCAAAATATGAGAAATCGTTACAGAAAATGTAAAGTGAAGTGGAACATTATTGAGGAGTTTCTCTTTTACGTCTCTATTGTGATAAAATTCTAGCTTCAGTactaaagaaagttgagattttatcataaaaccaattgacaatataagaaGTTGTTCAACTTATAAGTCTATGTAAGGTCTCTTCTCTTATCAATGtggaattcattctcaacattcATACTCATGTTTGGTGATTTTTTAAACCCAAACACATGAACAACACAAATGGGGTGTATGGAGTGCGTGTGGCAATTTGACTTTACACTTGGAAGTGCATGTGATAGTTGAATTTTACAAATGAGACAATCTGCGCCGATACCATAAAAAAGATTAACCTCCATCGATGTTCACATAAAACTTTTCTAAAAATTTCTTAATATGTAATGTGAAAGCTAGAATGTTAGCAGTTTGatttttgaaaagaaactatTACACGCCTCTCTATTTTCCAATGAACTATTAAACTTCTCTAAGAATAATGGAGACGCTGTAAAATCCAAGAAATAAAGTTGACATTTAGAAGAACCACACAAGTAAGCACATTATTTTGTTGATCACATGGAAGCACATGAGATAAATATACTGAGAGACGTCATATAGTTCGATTAATTGGTACTATATAAGTATATAATCTGTAGTTATGTAGTACCTGAATCCATAATGTAGTTATGTAGCGTGGTACCTGAATCTATGGGATAATACCGATAATACTAATGTATGCGGTACCAATTAATATAGTTATGTAGTACCTGAATCCATAGTGTAGTTATGTAGTACCTGAATAGTGTATGAATGAATAATGACTTAAAAATAGACAGTCCAAATCGTTGAAACTCGATATATAATGGATCCCATAACTAGTTctaattttaccaaaaaatgaaaatccccGCAACTAGTCtctattttcacaaaaaaaaaaaaaaaatggagatctCTTTGGATAAAGTCTCTGGAGTTTgacttttatttaattcaaacataaacataaaaaagaagTGTATGAGAAATTAAAATATAGATATGACCTcctgtaagatcccacatcgcttaGGGGTGAGAATTCtataagctttatatgtatattctcatctctacctagcacgaggccttttgggagctcactggttttggGTTTcgtagaaactccgaagttaagcgagtttgagcgagagcaatcctaagatgggtgacccactgggaagttctcgtgtgagttcccagaaacaaaatcatgagggcatggtaggggcccaaagtggacaatatcatgctacagtagagtcgagctcgggatgtggtagggcccgggctgggatgtgacaatttggtatcatagccaatccttggccttatgagatctcacatcgcccagggatgatgatcctgtaagccttatatgtatattctcacggtggagtcaagcccggaatgtggtgggggcccgggctgggatgtgacaatttggtatcagagccaatccttggccttgtaagatcccacattgtcCAGAGGTGatgatcctgtaagccttatatgtatattctcatctttacctagcacgagaccttttggaagcccattggcttcgggttccgtagaaactccgaagttaagcgagttgccttatatgtatattctcatctttacctagcacgagaccttttggaagctcattggcttcgggttccgtaggaactccgaagttaagcgagttcacgcgaaaacaatcccaggatgggtgacccactaggaagttctcgtgtgagttcccaaaaacaaaaccgtgaggacgtggtcgggacccaaagcgaATAATATCGTGCTGCGGTGAAGTCGAGCTCTGGATGTGGAGGGGACCCGGGCCGGTATGCGACACCTCCCGTCGAAAAATATACTTTGTCTGatcataaaattattattttattttattttctaactaTATTATATCACCATTTGTTGCCTATATAATAGAGACCCCGGTTGAAGGAAATTGCAAAACATTTTATCCAGTAGTAGTCTTTGCTTCTACCCTACGTTGAGGATGGCATCTTTAGGTGTTGAGGGAGACAAGTACCGTTCCCATTTGACTGGAGATGGAGAAAAGAACACCAAATGGAATTTTGGTGCCACTCCTAGCTATGATGTTGCTAACAAGCTCTTTGAGGAAGGCAGAACAAaggtctctttctctctctctctctctctctctctctctctctctctctatatatatatatatatatatgtgtgtgtgtgtgtgtgtgtgactgCTTGCTATGAATTATAGAGACAATTAACAATATACTAGTTTTGTTGCGTGTGTTTGATATGCATCAACTTCCCTTTTTATATTTGTACAAGAGATCGACgtttcattttctttgatgGATCAATTAAAATCTGCGTCAAACTCAGATATGGCCACCCGGGTCACTGGAAGAAGAGGTGCAGAACCTTGTAAAGACATGGGAGATGGAGCTTTTCCACAAGTCCAACCCTGATGATTTCAAAACACTTGATCCCAACAAATACACTGTCAGCGTAAATGGTAATTAACAAACTAATAGCTAGCTGGTGCAATCCAAAACTCATTAATTAGATACTTAATGTTTTCCATGTatactaattaattactaaTACTTTGATCAGGAAGGAAAGGCATAAATATTGAAGAAATAGGGAAAATTGGAGGAGGATATAACTCTTTTCTGCAGACCTCACTGCCCGAGAAACTCAGGGGATATAATCCAGATGAGGAAACAGCAGAATCATCGCTCAAGTCTTTCACCACAACATTCCCTCGTGGATTTGCGTTGGAGGTCCTCCAAGTTTATTCTGGGCCACCAGAGATTATCTACAAATTCAGGCACTGGGGTTACATGGAGGGCCCCTTCAAGGGCCATGCTCCCACTGGAGAAATGGTTGAGTTCTTTGGAATGGCCATTTTTACGGTACTTCTGAGCTTCTCTAACCCTACTTGGCCAATCAAATGAAGCtctcattctttttcatttcaCGTTATGTTACTATCcctttaaaaattgaaatatttctccattttattaattgtttgtCCTAACTTTGTAAACATTCATTGTTTACCAACAATATCATCAACCAAACCATAAACTACATCAACACGAAATCATCACTCAGTAAAAGTATTCCATATAAATGTACAAGACAATAAGCTTACTTGCAGGATTCGCCATGAAAATCTAGCAGCAAGGTTCTACTCTTCTCTTGGATTCGGAATAGTTCTCACTTTCAATAGGACTAGTGCTATATGAACATGGTAATCTTAGAAGAGGGACCAAACTATTTTTATCGTCTAAAATGATAACTGCTCCTC
This region includes:
- the LOC137730133 gene encoding pathogen-related protein-like translates to MASLGVEGDKYRSHLTGDGEKNTKWNFGATPSYDVANKLFEEGRTKIWPPGSLEEEVQNLVKTWEMELFHKSNPDDFKTLDPNKYTVSVNGRKGINIEEIGKIGGGYNSFLQTSLPEKLRGYNPDEETAESSLKSFTTTFPRGFALEVLQVYSGPPEIIYKFRHWGYMEGPFKGHAPTGEMVEFFGMAIFTVDEHKKIVKVEFFYDPGQLLGGLLKGAKLGNSSEETASTCPVLRSTG